One genomic region from Vitis riparia cultivar Riparia Gloire de Montpellier isolate 1030 chromosome 17, EGFV_Vit.rip_1.0, whole genome shotgun sequence encodes:
- the LOC117904586 gene encoding protein JOKA2 isoform X2 — protein sequence MESTKVIKVKYGNTLRRFNACLDENGELDLDINGLRAKVITLFNLVPDADLTLTYIDEDGDVVTLVDDEDLHDVMRQRLKFLRITVLLNIEKDGRSHTRSSGSSTPMRSPFNLRPFQDGNAGVAPMRPPFDLRPFQDGNAGVAEFIKSVPEPLLEAFSKLSTDFASKAASSAPVLSEVLTCLSKMGESYLNSVSPSEVGADSSTHNRSSDNSIDPLVTEYTKAPQADSKQELLPTAELKDSNSKFNEVGTTGPVSRGVGTSITPAATSVDLNFPSFPDISEIPSFFPDISKIPIFPVITESGAVTITAGIASNVPATDNKEANVESVVAPVASNDPSVDKRKETKKESKYAPIACSDCANDPSVDKRKETKKESKYPPVACSDCASDGRKGTKKGSVDHYGEKLADCVASTWNAGYPRPYNPDPSHITCLDGGISKKISSDGRNYAAPNFGNPFSDCPFTGMPPVNNSLLSTGARPRPPLFKRSYKDAMGGTFHKGIQCDGCGVHPITGPRFKSKVKEDYDLCSICFSDMGNEADYIRMDWPARQHPWSFKMSHDPMQQPEVHPPAQPYPSIGCGVRVCQPRLDSRFILDVNVIDGTVMAPSIPFTKTWRMRNTGNAVWARGTRLVWIGGDRFSVKDSVEICRDCVPIGEEREISVEFTAPEFPGRYISYWRMAAPSGQTFGQRVWVLIQVDSSLKDLLGDSMPVINLNFPPSSGGSKSPQIIDVNVEPVVDGGLVEVNEPVKPIVKEHANKNQELNFPIDDNLLATNVVPGPVSPPGPVSPENNSSVSYPIIDFSDAAPISGVDQAALDQAALEEVMGKNDGVEQSLLKALDEMGFKCDAFNKEILRMHEYDLEETVNHLCGVGEWDPILEELKEMGFNDTELNKKLLRKNNGSLKRVVMDLIAVEKY from the exons ATGGAGTCTACAAAAGTCATCAAG GTTAAATATGGTAACACACTAAGGCGTTTTAATGCATGCCTTGACGAAAATGGAGAACTGGATCTTGATATCAATGGATTAAGAGCAAAAGTCATCACTCTCTTTAATCTTGTGCCTGATGCTGATCTTACACTGACGTATATTGATGAAGATGGTGACGTGGTAACACTTGTTGATGATGAAGATCTGCATGATGTGATGAGACAGCGCTTGAAGTTCTTGAGGATTACCGTGCTGCTAAATATTGAAAAGGATGGTAGGTCTCACACTCGGTCAAGTGGAAGTTCTACTCCCATGAGATCACCTTTTAACCTGCGCCCATTTCAAGATGGCAATGCTG GTGTTGCTCCCATGAGACCACCTTTTGACCTGCGCCCATTTCAAGATGGCAATGCTGGTGTTGCTGAATTTATTAAATCGGTACCAGAGCCACTACTTGAAGCATTTTCGAAACTATCAACAGATTTTGCTTCTAAAGCTGCATCCTCTGCTCCAGTTCTTTCTGAGGTTCTTACCTGCCTCTCAAAGATGGGAGAATCCTACCTCAATTCTGTTTCTCCATCTGAGGTTGGTGCAGATTCAAGCACACATAATAGGTCATCTGACAACTCCATCGATCCTTTAGTGACTGAATATACAAAAGCTCCGCAAGCTGACAGCAAACAAGAACTGCTGCCAACTGCTGAACTCAAAGAttcaaattctaaatttaatgAAGTGGGAACAACTGGACCTGTGTCTAGAGGTGTGGGGACCTCAATTACTCCAGCTGCAACATCCGTGGATCTTAACTTCCCTAGTTTTCCAGATATATCTGAAATCCCTAGTTTTTTTCCAGATATATCTAAAATCCCCATTTTTCCAGTTATAACTGAATCTGGAGCTGTGACTATTACAGCAGGTATTGCATCAAATGTTCCTGCTACTGACAACAAGGAGGCTAACGTGGAAAGCGTTGTTGCACCAGTTGCATCCAATGATCCCTCTGTGGACAAGAGGAAGGAGACTAAGAAGGAAAGCAAGTATGCACCCATTGCATGTTCTGATTGTGCCAATGATCCCTCTGTGGACAAGAGGAAGGAGACTAAGAAGGAAAGCAAGTATCCACCCGTTGCATGTTCTGATTGTGCTTCTGatggaaggaaaggaactaAGAAGGGAAGCGTTGATCATTATGGTGAGAAGTTGGCTGATTGTGTTGCATCCACGTGGAATGCAGGATATCCCAGACCCTATAATCCAGATCCTTCCCATATCACTTGTTTGGATGGTGGGATAAGCAAGAAAATTTCTAGTGATGGTAGGAACTATGCGGCTCCAAATTTTGGTAACCCTTTTAGTGACTGCCCATTTACTGGAATGCCTCCAGTAAATAACTCACTTTTGTCTACTGGTGCTCGTCCTCGTCCTCCTCTATTCAAGAGGAGCTACAAAGATGCTATGGGTGGTACCTTCCATAAAGGTATTCAATGTGATGGTTGTGGGGTTCACCCAATAACTGGACCTCGGTTCAAGTCGAAA GTAAAAGAAGATTATGACCTTTGCAGCATCTGCTTCTCTGATATGGGTAATGAGGCTGATTACATTAGAATGGACTGGCCTGCTCGTCAGCATCCATGGTCTTTCAAGATGTCACATGATCCT ATGCAACAACCTGAGGTTCATCCCCCAGCACAACCCTATCCCAGTATAGGTTGTGGAGTAAGGGTATGTCAGCCGCGTCTTGATAGCCGCTTTATTTTGGATGTAAATGTCATAGATGGTACAGTGATGGCCCCATCAATCCCATTCACAAAGACTTGGAGGATGCGCAACACTGGTAATGCTGTGTGGGCTCGAGGAACACGACTTGTATGGATTGGGGGAGATAGATTCAGTGTAAAAGATTCGGTTGAG ATTTGTAGGGATTGTGTGCCAATTGGTGAAGAACGTGAAATTTCAGTTGAATTTACTGCACCTGAATTTCCTGGTCGATACATCTCATACTGGAGGATGGCTGCACCATCTGGCCAAACATTTGGGCAACGAGTTTGGGTTCTCATTCAG GTTGACAGTTCCCTGAAGGACCTGTTAGGTGATAGCATGCCAGTCATAAACTTGAATTTTCCTCCTAGTAGTGGTGGGTCTAAAAGCCCTCAGATTATAGATGTGAATGTTGAGCCTGTGGTGGATGGAGGCCTTGTTGAGGTCAATGAACCAGTGAAGCCGATTGTTAAAGAACATGCTAACAAGAACCAGGAACTGAATTTCCCTATTGATGATAACTTGCTAGCCACCAATGTCGTTCCTGGACCTGTTTCACCTCCTGGACCTGTTTCACCGGAGAATAATTCATCTGTATCATATCCTATTATAGATTTTTCTGATGCTGCCCCAATTTCTGGAGTTGACCAGGCCGCCTTGGATCAGGCTGCATTGGAAGAAGTGATGGGTAAAAACGATGGTGTTGAGCAGTCTCTCCTCAAAGCTCTTGATGAGATGGGTTTCAAGTGTGATGCATTTAACAAGGAAATCTTGAGGATGCATGAATATGATTTGGAGGAGACAGTGAACCATCTCTGTGGTGTTGGGGAATGGGATCCTATCCTAGAGGAGTTGAAGGAGATG GGTTTCAATGACACAGAACTGAACAAGAAGCTGTTGAGGAAGAACAATGGCAGTCTCAAGCGCGTGGTCATGGATCTTATTGCTGTAGAGAAATATTAG
- the LOC117904586 gene encoding protein JOKA2 isoform X1 — protein sequence MESTKVIKVKYGNTLRRFNACLDENGELDLDINGLRAKVITLFNLVPDADLTLTYIDEDGDVVTLVDDEDLHDVMRQRLKFLRITVLLNIEKDGRSHTRSSGSSTPMRSPFNLRPFQDGNAGVAPMRSPFDLRPFQDGNAGVAPMRPPFDLRPFQDGNAGVAEFIKSVPEPLLEAFSKLSTDFASKAASSAPVLSEVLTCLSKMGESYLNSVSPSEVGADSSTHNRSSDNSIDPLVTEYTKAPQADSKQELLPTAELKDSNSKFNEVGTTGPVSRGVGTSITPAATSVDLNFPSFPDISEIPSFFPDISKIPIFPVITESGAVTITAGIASNVPATDNKEANVESVVAPVASNDPSVDKRKETKKESKYAPIACSDCANDPSVDKRKETKKESKYPPVACSDCASDGRKGTKKGSVDHYGEKLADCVASTWNAGYPRPYNPDPSHITCLDGGISKKISSDGRNYAAPNFGNPFSDCPFTGMPPVNNSLLSTGARPRPPLFKRSYKDAMGGTFHKGIQCDGCGVHPITGPRFKSKVKEDYDLCSICFSDMGNEADYIRMDWPARQHPWSFKMSHDPMQQPEVHPPAQPYPSIGCGVRVCQPRLDSRFILDVNVIDGTVMAPSIPFTKTWRMRNTGNAVWARGTRLVWIGGDRFSVKDSVEICRDCVPIGEEREISVEFTAPEFPGRYISYWRMAAPSGQTFGQRVWVLIQVDSSLKDLLGDSMPVINLNFPPSSGGSKSPQIIDVNVEPVVDGGLVEVNEPVKPIVKEHANKNQELNFPIDDNLLATNVVPGPVSPPGPVSPENNSSVSYPIIDFSDAAPISGVDQAALDQAALEEVMGKNDGVEQSLLKALDEMGFKCDAFNKEILRMHEYDLEETVNHLCGVGEWDPILEELKEMGFNDTELNKKLLRKNNGSLKRVVMDLIAVEKY from the exons ATGGAGTCTACAAAAGTCATCAAG GTTAAATATGGTAACACACTAAGGCGTTTTAATGCATGCCTTGACGAAAATGGAGAACTGGATCTTGATATCAATGGATTAAGAGCAAAAGTCATCACTCTCTTTAATCTTGTGCCTGATGCTGATCTTACACTGACGTATATTGATGAAGATGGTGACGTGGTAACACTTGTTGATGATGAAGATCTGCATGATGTGATGAGACAGCGCTTGAAGTTCTTGAGGATTACCGTGCTGCTAAATATTGAAAAGGATGGTAGGTCTCACACTCGGTCAAGTGGAAGTTCTACTCCCATGAGATCACCTTTTAACCTGCGCCCATTTCAAGATGGCAATGCTGGTGTTGCTCCCATGAGATCACCTTTTGACCTGCGCCCATTTCAAGATGGCAATGCTGGTGTTGCTCCCATGAGACCACCTTTTGACCTGCGCCCATTTCAAGATGGCAATGCTGGTGTTGCTGAATTTATTAAATCGGTACCAGAGCCACTACTTGAAGCATTTTCGAAACTATCAACAGATTTTGCTTCTAAAGCTGCATCCTCTGCTCCAGTTCTTTCTGAGGTTCTTACCTGCCTCTCAAAGATGGGAGAATCCTACCTCAATTCTGTTTCTCCATCTGAGGTTGGTGCAGATTCAAGCACACATAATAGGTCATCTGACAACTCCATCGATCCTTTAGTGACTGAATATACAAAAGCTCCGCAAGCTGACAGCAAACAAGAACTGCTGCCAACTGCTGAACTCAAAGAttcaaattctaaatttaatgAAGTGGGAACAACTGGACCTGTGTCTAGAGGTGTGGGGACCTCAATTACTCCAGCTGCAACATCCGTGGATCTTAACTTCCCTAGTTTTCCAGATATATCTGAAATCCCTAGTTTTTTTCCAGATATATCTAAAATCCCCATTTTTCCAGTTATAACTGAATCTGGAGCTGTGACTATTACAGCAGGTATTGCATCAAATGTTCCTGCTACTGACAACAAGGAGGCTAACGTGGAAAGCGTTGTTGCACCAGTTGCATCCAATGATCCCTCTGTGGACAAGAGGAAGGAGACTAAGAAGGAAAGCAAGTATGCACCCATTGCATGTTCTGATTGTGCCAATGATCCCTCTGTGGACAAGAGGAAGGAGACTAAGAAGGAAAGCAAGTATCCACCCGTTGCATGTTCTGATTGTGCTTCTGatggaaggaaaggaactaAGAAGGGAAGCGTTGATCATTATGGTGAGAAGTTGGCTGATTGTGTTGCATCCACGTGGAATGCAGGATATCCCAGACCCTATAATCCAGATCCTTCCCATATCACTTGTTTGGATGGTGGGATAAGCAAGAAAATTTCTAGTGATGGTAGGAACTATGCGGCTCCAAATTTTGGTAACCCTTTTAGTGACTGCCCATTTACTGGAATGCCTCCAGTAAATAACTCACTTTTGTCTACTGGTGCTCGTCCTCGTCCTCCTCTATTCAAGAGGAGCTACAAAGATGCTATGGGTGGTACCTTCCATAAAGGTATTCAATGTGATGGTTGTGGGGTTCACCCAATAACTGGACCTCGGTTCAAGTCGAAA GTAAAAGAAGATTATGACCTTTGCAGCATCTGCTTCTCTGATATGGGTAATGAGGCTGATTACATTAGAATGGACTGGCCTGCTCGTCAGCATCCATGGTCTTTCAAGATGTCACATGATCCT ATGCAACAACCTGAGGTTCATCCCCCAGCACAACCCTATCCCAGTATAGGTTGTGGAGTAAGGGTATGTCAGCCGCGTCTTGATAGCCGCTTTATTTTGGATGTAAATGTCATAGATGGTACAGTGATGGCCCCATCAATCCCATTCACAAAGACTTGGAGGATGCGCAACACTGGTAATGCTGTGTGGGCTCGAGGAACACGACTTGTATGGATTGGGGGAGATAGATTCAGTGTAAAAGATTCGGTTGAG ATTTGTAGGGATTGTGTGCCAATTGGTGAAGAACGTGAAATTTCAGTTGAATTTACTGCACCTGAATTTCCTGGTCGATACATCTCATACTGGAGGATGGCTGCACCATCTGGCCAAACATTTGGGCAACGAGTTTGGGTTCTCATTCAG GTTGACAGTTCCCTGAAGGACCTGTTAGGTGATAGCATGCCAGTCATAAACTTGAATTTTCCTCCTAGTAGTGGTGGGTCTAAAAGCCCTCAGATTATAGATGTGAATGTTGAGCCTGTGGTGGATGGAGGCCTTGTTGAGGTCAATGAACCAGTGAAGCCGATTGTTAAAGAACATGCTAACAAGAACCAGGAACTGAATTTCCCTATTGATGATAACTTGCTAGCCACCAATGTCGTTCCTGGACCTGTTTCACCTCCTGGACCTGTTTCACCGGAGAATAATTCATCTGTATCATATCCTATTATAGATTTTTCTGATGCTGCCCCAATTTCTGGAGTTGACCAGGCCGCCTTGGATCAGGCTGCATTGGAAGAAGTGATGGGTAAAAACGATGGTGTTGAGCAGTCTCTCCTCAAAGCTCTTGATGAGATGGGTTTCAAGTGTGATGCATTTAACAAGGAAATCTTGAGGATGCATGAATATGATTTGGAGGAGACAGTGAACCATCTCTGTGGTGTTGGGGAATGGGATCCTATCCTAGAGGAGTTGAAGGAGATG GGTTTCAATGACACAGAACTGAACAAGAAGCTGTTGAGGAAGAACAATGGCAGTCTCAAGCGCGTGGTCATGGATCTTATTGCTGTAGAGAAATATTAG
- the LOC117904586 gene encoding protein NBR1 homolog isoform X3, with product MESTKVIKVKYGNTLRRFNACLDENGELDLDINGLRAKVITLFNLVPDADLTLTYIDEDGDVVTLVDDEDLHDVMRQRLKFLRITVLLNIEKDGRSHTRSSGSSTPMRSPFNLRPFQDGNAGVAPMRSPFDLRPFQDGNAGVAPMRPPFDLRPFQDGNAGVAEFIKSVPEPLLEAFSKLSTDFASKAASSAPVLSEVLTCLSKMGESYLNSVSPSEVGADSSTHNRSSDNSIDPLVTEYTKAPQADSKQELLPTAELKDSNSKFNEVGTTGPVSRAGIASNVPATDNKEANVESVVAPVASNDPSVDKRKETKKESKYAPIACSDCANDPSVDKRKETKKESKYPPVACSDCASDGRKGTKKGSVDHYGEKLADCVASTWNAGYPRPYNPDPSHITCLDGGISKKISSDGRNYAAPNFGNPFSDCPFTGMPPVNNSLLSTGARPRPPLFKRSYKDAMGGTFHKGIQCDGCGVHPITGPRFKSKVKEDYDLCSICFSDMGNEADYIRMDWPARQHPWSFKMSHDPMQQPEVHPPAQPYPSIGCGVRVCQPRLDSRFILDVNVIDGTVMAPSIPFTKTWRMRNTGNAVWARGTRLVWIGGDRFSVKDSVEICRDCVPIGEEREISVEFTAPEFPGRYISYWRMAAPSGQTFGQRVWVLIQVDSSLKDLLGDSMPVINLNFPPSSGGSKSPQIIDVNVEPVVDGGLVEVNEPVKPIVKEHANKNQELNFPIDDNLLATNVVPGPVSPPGPVSPENNSSVSYPIIDFSDAAPISGVDQAALDQAALEEVMGKNDGVEQSLLKALDEMGFKCDAFNKEILRMHEYDLEETVNHLCGVGEWDPILEELKEMGFNDTELNKKLLRKNNGSLKRVVMDLIAVEKY from the exons ATGGAGTCTACAAAAGTCATCAAG GTTAAATATGGTAACACACTAAGGCGTTTTAATGCATGCCTTGACGAAAATGGAGAACTGGATCTTGATATCAATGGATTAAGAGCAAAAGTCATCACTCTCTTTAATCTTGTGCCTGATGCTGATCTTACACTGACGTATATTGATGAAGATGGTGACGTGGTAACACTTGTTGATGATGAAGATCTGCATGATGTGATGAGACAGCGCTTGAAGTTCTTGAGGATTACCGTGCTGCTAAATATTGAAAAGGATGGTAGGTCTCACACTCGGTCAAGTGGAAGTTCTACTCCCATGAGATCACCTTTTAACCTGCGCCCATTTCAAGATGGCAATGCTGGTGTTGCTCCCATGAGATCACCTTTTGACCTGCGCCCATTTCAAGATGGCAATGCTGGTGTTGCTCCCATGAGACCACCTTTTGACCTGCGCCCATTTCAAGATGGCAATGCTGGTGTTGCTGAATTTATTAAATCGGTACCAGAGCCACTACTTGAAGCATTTTCGAAACTATCAACAGATTTTGCTTCTAAAGCTGCATCCTCTGCTCCAGTTCTTTCTGAGGTTCTTACCTGCCTCTCAAAGATGGGAGAATCCTACCTCAATTCTGTTTCTCCATCTGAGGTTGGTGCAGATTCAAGCACACATAATAGGTCATCTGACAACTCCATCGATCCTTTAGTGACTGAATATACAAAAGCTCCGCAAGCTGACAGCAAACAAGAACTGCTGCCAACTGCTGAACTCAAAGAttcaaattctaaatttaatgAAGTGGGAACAACTGGACCTGTGTCTAGAG CAGGTATTGCATCAAATGTTCCTGCTACTGACAACAAGGAGGCTAACGTGGAAAGCGTTGTTGCACCAGTTGCATCCAATGATCCCTCTGTGGACAAGAGGAAGGAGACTAAGAAGGAAAGCAAGTATGCACCCATTGCATGTTCTGATTGTGCCAATGATCCCTCTGTGGACAAGAGGAAGGAGACTAAGAAGGAAAGCAAGTATCCACCCGTTGCATGTTCTGATTGTGCTTCTGatggaaggaaaggaactaAGAAGGGAAGCGTTGATCATTATGGTGAGAAGTTGGCTGATTGTGTTGCATCCACGTGGAATGCAGGATATCCCAGACCCTATAATCCAGATCCTTCCCATATCACTTGTTTGGATGGTGGGATAAGCAAGAAAATTTCTAGTGATGGTAGGAACTATGCGGCTCCAAATTTTGGTAACCCTTTTAGTGACTGCCCATTTACTGGAATGCCTCCAGTAAATAACTCACTTTTGTCTACTGGTGCTCGTCCTCGTCCTCCTCTATTCAAGAGGAGCTACAAAGATGCTATGGGTGGTACCTTCCATAAAGGTATTCAATGTGATGGTTGTGGGGTTCACCCAATAACTGGACCTCGGTTCAAGTCGAAA GTAAAAGAAGATTATGACCTTTGCAGCATCTGCTTCTCTGATATGGGTAATGAGGCTGATTACATTAGAATGGACTGGCCTGCTCGTCAGCATCCATGGTCTTTCAAGATGTCACATGATCCT ATGCAACAACCTGAGGTTCATCCCCCAGCACAACCCTATCCCAGTATAGGTTGTGGAGTAAGGGTATGTCAGCCGCGTCTTGATAGCCGCTTTATTTTGGATGTAAATGTCATAGATGGTACAGTGATGGCCCCATCAATCCCATTCACAAAGACTTGGAGGATGCGCAACACTGGTAATGCTGTGTGGGCTCGAGGAACACGACTTGTATGGATTGGGGGAGATAGATTCAGTGTAAAAGATTCGGTTGAG ATTTGTAGGGATTGTGTGCCAATTGGTGAAGAACGTGAAATTTCAGTTGAATTTACTGCACCTGAATTTCCTGGTCGATACATCTCATACTGGAGGATGGCTGCACCATCTGGCCAAACATTTGGGCAACGAGTTTGGGTTCTCATTCAG GTTGACAGTTCCCTGAAGGACCTGTTAGGTGATAGCATGCCAGTCATAAACTTGAATTTTCCTCCTAGTAGTGGTGGGTCTAAAAGCCCTCAGATTATAGATGTGAATGTTGAGCCTGTGGTGGATGGAGGCCTTGTTGAGGTCAATGAACCAGTGAAGCCGATTGTTAAAGAACATGCTAACAAGAACCAGGAACTGAATTTCCCTATTGATGATAACTTGCTAGCCACCAATGTCGTTCCTGGACCTGTTTCACCTCCTGGACCTGTTTCACCGGAGAATAATTCATCTGTATCATATCCTATTATAGATTTTTCTGATGCTGCCCCAATTTCTGGAGTTGACCAGGCCGCCTTGGATCAGGCTGCATTGGAAGAAGTGATGGGTAAAAACGATGGTGTTGAGCAGTCTCTCCTCAAAGCTCTTGATGAGATGGGTTTCAAGTGTGATGCATTTAACAAGGAAATCTTGAGGATGCATGAATATGATTTGGAGGAGACAGTGAACCATCTCTGTGGTGTTGGGGAATGGGATCCTATCCTAGAGGAGTTGAAGGAGATG GGTTTCAATGACACAGAACTGAACAAGAAGCTGTTGAGGAAGAACAATGGCAGTCTCAAGCGCGTGGTCATGGATCTTATTGCTGTAGAGAAATATTAG